A part of Variovorax sp. HW608 genomic DNA contains:
- the groL gene encoding chaperonin GroEL (60 kDa chaperone family; promotes refolding of misfolded polypeptides especially under stressful conditions; forms two stacked rings of heptamers to form a barrel-shaped 14mer; ends can be capped by GroES; misfolded proteins enter the barrel where they are refolded when GroES binds) has translation MSAKKLLFREEARDKIRRGVDTLAEAVKVTLGPRGRTVVLDREFGAPQIVNSGVVVAKSIELEDRFENMGAQLMREVAARTSEMAGDGTTTATVLAHRLVQEGLKYLAAGMNPMELKHGIEQAIDVVVSELKKMAQPCATSQEIAHVAAISANNDRSIGELVAQAMDKVGRDGAVSIEDGSGITSQLETVEGLQFDRGYLSAYFINNPERQTCVLEDVAVLLYDQKLSGLQELVPLLESSAKGGMPLLVIAEEVDADALATLVVNSIRGVLKTCAVKAPGFGDRRKAMLEDIALVTGGQVVSAELGLTLEKAKLEHLGRARRVVVDKESTTIVGGAGDASAIRDRIVMLKKEREKLASDYDREKLDERIAKLSGGVAVIKVGAATETELKERKLRVEDALHATRAAIEEGIVPGGGVALLRARKALQGVTLPTLDEDSGLKIVVRALEEPIRLIVLNAAQEPSIVLDRVDAHAQPSFGYNAARCEYGDMLAMGVIDPAKVTRLALQNAGSIASLILTIDCMVADAPKKELPPPAVPSPDMF, from the coding sequence ATGTCGGCCAAGAAACTGCTGTTTCGCGAGGAGGCTCGCGACAAGATCCGCCGTGGGGTCGATACCCTGGCCGAGGCGGTCAAGGTGACGTTGGGGCCAAGAGGGCGCACGGTGGTGCTCGACCGCGAGTTCGGCGCGCCCCAGATCGTCAATTCCGGCGTGGTCGTCGCGAAGTCGATCGAGCTCGAGGACCGCTTCGAGAACATGGGCGCACAACTGATGCGCGAAGTCGCCGCGCGCACCAGCGAGATGGCCGGCGACGGCACCACGACGGCCACCGTGCTGGCGCACCGGCTGGTGCAGGAAGGCTTGAAATACCTGGCCGCCGGGATGAATCCGATGGAACTCAAGCATGGCATCGAGCAGGCCATCGACGTCGTCGTCTCCGAGCTCAAGAAGATGGCGCAACCCTGCGCCACATCGCAGGAGATCGCGCATGTCGCGGCGATCTCGGCGAACAACGACCGCTCCATCGGCGAGCTGGTCGCGCAGGCGATGGACAAGGTGGGTCGCGATGGCGCGGTGTCCATCGAGGACGGGTCCGGCATCACGAGCCAGCTCGAGACCGTGGAGGGACTGCAGTTCGATCGCGGCTATCTCTCTGCCTATTTCATCAACAATCCGGAGCGCCAGACCTGCGTGCTGGAAGACGTCGCGGTGCTGCTGTACGACCAGAAGCTCTCCGGCCTGCAGGAGCTCGTGCCCTTGCTCGAGTCGAGCGCGAAGGGCGGGATGCCCCTGCTGGTCATCGCCGAAGAGGTGGATGCCGATGCCCTGGCGACGCTGGTCGTGAACAGCATCCGCGGTGTGCTCAAGACCTGCGCCGTCAAGGCGCCGGGCTTCGGCGACAGGCGCAAGGCGATGCTGGAAGACATCGCGCTGGTCACCGGCGGGCAGGTGGTCTCCGCCGAGCTGGGCCTCACGCTCGAGAAGGCGAAGCTCGAGCACCTCGGCCGCGCCCGCCGTGTCGTGGTCGACAAGGAGAGCACGACCATCGTCGGCGGGGCGGGGGATGCTTCCGCCATCCGCGACCGCATCGTGATGCTGAAGAAGGAGCGCGAGAAGCTTGCCAGCGACTACGACCGCGAGAAGCTGGACGAGCGCATCGCCAAGCTGTCGGGCGGCGTGGCGGTGATCAAGGTCGGCGCCGCCACGGAAACCGAGCTGAAGGAGCGGAAACTGCGTGTCGAGGACGCCTTGCACGCCACGCGCGCGGCGATCGAGGAGGGCATCGTTCCGGGCGGCGGGGTCGCCTTGCTGCGTGCACGCAAGGCGCTGCAGGGCGTGACGCTGCCCACGCTCGACGAGGACTCGGGCCTGAAGATCGTGGTGCGCGCGCTGGAGGAGCCGATCCGCCTCATCGTTCTCAATGCGGCGCAGGAACCGTCCATCGTTCTGGACCGCGTGGATGCCCATGCGCAGCCGAGCTTCGGCTACAACGCGGCGCGCTGCGAATATGGCGACATGCTTGCGATGGGGGTCATCGACCCGGCCAAGGTGACGCGCCTCGCGCTGCAGAACGCGGGTTCCATCGCAAGCCTGATCCTCACGATCGACTGCATGGTGGCCGATGCGCCGAAGAAGGAACTGCCGCCGCCCGCCGTGCCTTCGCCCGACATGTTCTGA
- a CDS encoding CBS domain-containing protein: protein MNMQDLCRRELVSVNADASVQDAARAMRENHVGALAVTDPYEPGRVIGMITDRDMVIGPLADGQSPAGQPVGALCGTELAGVRATATVPEALAVMRKAGVRRLLVSNDDGSIAGLVSLDDLLDAIAQEFEALAGALRSGIAREAARGQGPQQQKPLYIARNEH, encoded by the coding sequence ATGAATATGCAAGACCTCTGTCGGCGGGAGTTGGTATCCGTCAATGCCGATGCATCCGTGCAGGACGCAGCGCGCGCCATGCGCGAGAACCATGTCGGCGCGCTTGCCGTCACCGACCCCTATGAACCAGGAAGGGTGATCGGGATGATCACCGACCGCGACATGGTGATTGGCCCGCTGGCCGATGGGCAGTCGCCCGCTGGCCAACCGGTGGGCGCGCTGTGCGGCACCGAGCTTGCCGGAGTGCGCGCGACCGCTACGGTGCCGGAAGCGCTCGCGGTGATGCGCAAGGCCGGTGTCCGTCGACTGCTGGTCAGCAACGACGATGGGAGCATCGCCGGTCTGGTATCCCTGGACGACCTGCTCGACGCGATCGCACAGGAGTTCGAGGCCCTCGCAGGGGCGTTGCGTTCCGGCATCGCCCGCGAAGCGGCGCGAGGGCAGGGTCCGCAACAGCAAAAGCCCCTCTACATTGCCCGCAACGAGCATTGA
- a CDS encoding nitroreductase family protein — protein MSILPLNLDSDMLTLPAPRLQAATLEEALQRRCSTRIFLPDSLSLEELSAVLWAAFGVNRPESGGRTAPSARGWQEVLVYAVMAEGAWRYDGQAHRLDLVKAGDLRAATGVQDFVGSAPLNLVYVADFERMHDAREEDRVFLAGVDAGCIAENVYLYCAAAGLATVVRALIDRRNLAQALDLKPTQRIALAQSIGRTGLIQ, from the coding sequence ATGTCGATCCTGCCCCTCAATCTCGACTCCGACATGCTCACGCTGCCGGCGCCGCGGCTTCAAGCTGCCACGCTCGAAGAGGCACTGCAGCGACGCTGCAGCACACGCATCTTCCTGCCGGATTCGCTGTCGCTGGAGGAGTTGTCCGCCGTGCTCTGGGCCGCATTCGGCGTGAACCGCCCGGAATCCGGCGGGCGCACCGCCCCTTCGGCGCGCGGATGGCAGGAAGTGCTCGTGTATGCCGTGATGGCCGAGGGCGCGTGGCGCTATGACGGGCAGGCCCATCGGCTGGACCTCGTCAAGGCTGGCGACTTGCGGGCAGCCACCGGAGTGCAGGATTTCGTCGGCTCGGCACCCCTGAACCTGGTGTACGTGGCCGACTTCGAACGCATGCACGATGCGCGCGAAGAGGACCGCGTCTTCCTCGCCGGCGTGGACGCCGGATGCATCGCCGAAAACGTCTATCTCTATTGCGCAGCTGCCGGGCTGGCGACGGTGGTCCGCGCATTGATCGACCGGCGAAATCTCGCCCAGGCGCTCGATCTGAAGCCGACGCAGCGCATCGCGCTGGCACAGAGCATCGGCCGGACGGGACTCATCCAATGA
- a CDS encoding BON domain-containing protein, with protein MKSDALIRADVLAELAFDPAITSTDVGVIVREGVVTLTGSLTSYAEKRAIERAVQRVHGVRAVAVEMTVNMPSGRERTDADLASAAERALQWHVLVPDGKVRPLVENGWITLEGEVEWAYQSHAAETAVQSLVGVVGITNRISVRARFGPADIQRSIGQALLRQAYRESQHIDIAVDNAVVTLTGKVHSWAERRAAQGAAMSAPGVERVINHLLVEA; from the coding sequence ATGAAATCCGATGCATTGATCCGAGCCGATGTATTGGCCGAACTCGCCTTCGACCCCGCGATCACGTCGACCGATGTCGGAGTGATCGTGAGGGAAGGGGTGGTCACACTGACGGGCTCGCTCACGAGCTACGCGGAGAAGCGTGCGATCGAGCGGGCGGTCCAACGGGTGCATGGCGTGCGCGCCGTCGCGGTGGAGATGACCGTCAATATGCCTAGCGGCCGCGAACGCACCGACGCTGACCTCGCAAGTGCGGCCGAACGTGCACTCCAATGGCATGTTCTGGTGCCTGACGGCAAGGTTCGTCCGCTGGTGGAGAACGGCTGGATCACGCTCGAGGGCGAAGTCGAATGGGCCTACCAAAGCCACGCGGCGGAGACTGCCGTGCAGTCTCTGGTGGGTGTCGTTGGCATCACGAATCGGATTTCGGTTCGCGCGCGCTTCGGTCCGGCCGACATCCAGAGGAGCATTGGGCAGGCACTTCTGCGCCAAGCCTACCGAGAATCACAGCACATCGACATCGCCGTAGACAACGCCGTGGTCACCCTGACGGGCAAGGTTCATTCGTGGGCCGAGCGAAGGGCTGCGCAGGGTGCAGCCATGTCCGCACCGGGTGTCGAACGGGTGATCAACCACCTGCTGGTGGAAGCCTGA
- a CDS encoding ribose-phosphate diphosphokinase produces MDNAQPCLFAPAATLHWAQAVAKHMDLALSPLEEREFEDGEHKSRPLCSVRGRDVYVLQSLHSDARASVNDKLCRLLFLLGALRDASAARITAVVPYLGYARKDRKSQPRDPVTTRYVATMFEAVGTDRIVTLDVHNLSAYQNAFRCQTDHLEATGLLVRHFAPRIGNAEAVVVAPDAGGIQRAERFRLRLEQTLGRPVGSAFAEKHRSGGVVSGELFVGDVSGRFAIIVDDLIGTGGTIARTAEVCARLGAASVHAGATHGLFVGNAASALDRPALASIVIADTVPPERLPEGPVRDKLVVLPTHALFAEAIRRLATGGSITQLLAS; encoded by the coding sequence ATGGACAACGCGCAACCCTGCCTTTTCGCACCGGCTGCAACGCTGCATTGGGCGCAGGCGGTCGCAAAGCACATGGATCTCGCGCTATCGCCGCTGGAGGAGCGCGAGTTCGAAGACGGTGAGCACAAGTCTCGGCCGCTCTGCTCCGTACGCGGCCGCGATGTGTATGTGCTGCAATCGCTTCACTCGGATGCGCGCGCCAGTGTGAACGACAAGCTCTGCCGCCTACTCTTCCTCCTGGGCGCATTGCGCGATGCGTCCGCCGCAAGAATTACCGCGGTTGTCCCCTATCTGGGCTACGCGCGCAAGGACCGCAAGAGCCAGCCGCGCGACCCTGTCACAACGCGCTACGTGGCGACCATGTTCGAGGCGGTCGGCACTGATCGGATCGTGACGCTCGACGTGCACAACCTCTCCGCGTACCAGAATGCATTTCGTTGCCAAACTGACCATCTGGAGGCAACCGGCCTGCTGGTGCGGCACTTCGCGCCGCGAATTGGGAACGCCGAGGCGGTGGTGGTTGCACCTGACGCGGGAGGCATCCAGCGGGCGGAGCGGTTCCGGCTTCGGCTGGAGCAGACGCTGGGCCGACCGGTAGGGTCGGCCTTTGCCGAAAAGCACCGCAGCGGCGGCGTCGTGAGTGGCGAGCTCTTCGTGGGCGATGTCAGTGGTAGGTTCGCCATCATCGTGGACGATCTGATCGGCACCGGTGGCACGATCGCTCGTACCGCGGAAGTCTGTGCCAGGTTGGGGGCGGCCTCGGTCCACGCTGGAGCAACACACGGGCTGTTCGTCGGCAACGCGGCGAGCGCGCTGGATCGCCCCGCTTTGGCAAGCATCGTGATCGCCGACACTGTGCCGCCGGAACGTCTGCCTGAGGGCCCGGTGAGAGACAAGCTTGTCGTGCTCCCGACACACGCCCTCTTCGCCGAAGCCATCCGGCGGCTGGCGACAGGCGGCTCCATCACGCAACTTCTCGCTTCCTAG
- a CDS encoding Hsp20/alpha crystallin family protein codes for MSNLRLLDPVFGNDFETALRRFFPPTVFEGEPAPLKMRIDVTENEKAFNVKADIPGVKKEDISIKVDGHIVSIDAETKSEKETRGEGDKVLRSERYYGSISRTFSLGQDVDDTKVQAKYADGVLTLELPKKAPATASKIVIE; via the coding sequence ATGAGCAATCTGCGACTGCTGGACCCGGTGTTCGGCAACGACTTCGAAACGGCGCTGCGCCGTTTCTTCCCTCCCACCGTCTTCGAGGGCGAACCCGCCCCACTGAAGATGCGCATCGACGTGACCGAGAACGAGAAGGCCTTCAACGTGAAGGCCGACATCCCCGGCGTGAAGAAGGAAGACATCAGCATCAAGGTCGACGGCCACATCGTCAGCATCGATGCCGAGACCAAGAGCGAGAAGGAAACCCGCGGCGAAGGCGACAAGGTCCTGCGCAGCGAGCGCTACTACGGCTCGATCTCGCGCACTTTCAGCCTGGGCCAGGACGTGGACGACACCAAGGTGCAGGCGAAGTACGCCGACGGTGTGCTCACGCTGGAACTCCCGAAGAAGGCCCCCGCCACCGCCTCGAAGATCGTCATCGAGTAA
- a CDS encoding YgaP family membrane protein, whose translation MSRRPLRRTMTSKQEGAMTMTRNVGTIDRVLRIALGLLLVGLAFTGTVGPWGYIGLVPLLTGLAGRCPAYSLFGFRTCGAGEAANMTGRS comes from the coding sequence ATGAGTCGAAGGCCGCTTCGGCGCACGATGACATCGAAACAAGAAGGAGCCATGACCATGACTCGTAATGTCGGGACCATCGACCGCGTGCTGCGCATCGCGTTGGGACTATTGCTCGTCGGATTGGCTTTCACAGGCACAGTAGGCCCATGGGGTTACATCGGCCTCGTACCCCTGCTGACGGGCTTGGCGGGGCGTTGCCCGGCTTATTCACTGTTCGGCTTCCGGACCTGTGGCGCAGGCGAGGCTGCGAATATGACGGGCAGATCGTGA
- a CDS encoding nicotinate phosphoribosyltransferase, translated as MASPDCSPLLADLYQLTMLQAYWQQGMAGTATFEMFSRRLPDTRNFLLAAGLESLLDWLEDLHFTHDEIDWLAGTGRFSEVFLRTLRDFRFTGDVWAMPEGTLAFADEPFLRVTAPLREAQFIESRALNLLHFQTVVASKAARCVLAAPGKQLVDFGMRRSHGAEAGLLSARASYLAGFDGTATLLAGMRFAIPLFGTMAHSFVQAHDNEMDAFERFVRAQPANSILLIDTYDTEAAARKVVALQARLRAEGLSIRGVRIDSGDLGEHARRVRAILDAGGMQGTTILASGNLDEWRLDALVRQEAPIDGFGVGTRMNTAADAPFLDCAYKLVSYDGAPRRKRSEGKATWPGVKQVYRHFAHSGSIELDTLALDGEPQQGVPLLEQVMAAGKRTSACRRLHEARRHAREQVSALSPVLRALHPTSRMPVVVAPRLRALAASMNGG; from the coding sequence ATCGCCAGCCCGGACTGCAGTCCCTTGTTGGCCGATCTCTACCAACTGACCATGTTGCAGGCTTACTGGCAGCAGGGAATGGCTGGCACCGCGACGTTCGAGATGTTTTCCCGAAGGCTGCCAGATACGCGGAACTTCCTGCTTGCCGCGGGGCTGGAATCGTTGCTCGACTGGCTGGAGGACCTCCACTTCACGCATGACGAGATCGACTGGCTCGCAGGCACGGGGCGCTTCTCGGAGGTGTTCCTCCGGACGCTGCGCGATTTCCGCTTCACGGGCGACGTCTGGGCAATGCCAGAAGGTACGCTGGCGTTTGCCGATGAGCCGTTTCTGCGCGTCACCGCACCCCTGCGTGAAGCGCAATTCATCGAAAGCCGGGCACTCAATCTGTTGCACTTCCAGACAGTGGTGGCGAGCAAGGCTGCTCGCTGTGTGCTGGCGGCGCCTGGCAAGCAACTGGTCGACTTCGGGATGCGTCGGTCCCACGGGGCCGAAGCAGGCCTGCTGTCTGCGCGCGCCAGCTATCTCGCCGGCTTCGATGGGACCGCGACCTTGCTCGCCGGCATGCGCTTCGCGATTCCGCTCTTTGGCACCATGGCTCATTCGTTCGTTCAGGCGCACGACAACGAGATGGACGCGTTCGAGCGCTTCGTACGCGCGCAGCCCGCCAACAGCATTCTCCTGATCGACACCTACGACACGGAGGCCGCCGCGCGCAAGGTTGTGGCGTTGCAGGCGCGGCTGCGCGCGGAAGGCCTGTCGATTCGTGGCGTCCGGATCGACAGCGGCGACCTTGGCGAACATGCTCGCCGTGTACGCGCCATCCTGGACGCCGGTGGCATGCAGGGGACGACCATCCTGGCAAGCGGAAATCTGGATGAGTGGCGTTTGGATGCCCTGGTGCGTCAAGAAGCACCGATCGATGGTTTCGGCGTGGGCACTCGCATGAACACGGCCGCTGATGCACCTTTCCTCGATTGCGCGTACAAGCTTGTTTCCTACGACGGAGCCCCGCGGCGCAAACGCTCCGAAGGCAAGGCGACCTGGCCTGGCGTGAAGCAGGTCTACCGTCACTTCGCACACAGTGGCAGCATCGAACTGGACACACTCGCACTCGACGGTGAGCCGCAGCAGGGAGTTCCCTTGCTGGAGCAGGTGATGGCGGCCGGCAAGAGAACATCGGCGTGTCGGCGCTTGCATGAGGCCCGGCGGCACGCGCGAGAGCAGGTCTCGGCATTGTCGCCTGTACTCCGTGCGCTGCACCCCACGTCGCGGATGCCGGTCGTCGTGGCGCCAAGACTGCGCGCGCTGGCCGCGAGCATGAACGGGGGCTGA
- a CDS encoding flavodoxin, whose product MDKTLVVFYSYSGVCRRAAQLLASHHGWPLGEIRDSHPRAGFMGGLRCVLDSLLRRRPAIRYEGPEPSDFDAVVIVSPIWAYQMAGPMRTFLTQNATRLRRVAQITTMNAAGASNAVAEATRLLKGAPILTAEFLVREIEDGSGTKRLLTFGDALASASLAQPLQHRALTEADVSQPLSQ is encoded by the coding sequence ATGGACAAGACTCTGGTCGTCTTTTATTCGTACAGCGGCGTATGTCGCCGTGCCGCGCAGCTGCTCGCGTCGCACCATGGCTGGCCGCTCGGTGAGATCCGCGACAGCCATCCGCGGGCAGGGTTCATGGGGGGCTTACGCTGCGTGCTCGATTCACTGCTTCGGCGCCGGCCGGCGATCCGGTACGAGGGGCCCGAGCCCTCGGACTTCGACGCGGTGGTCATCGTCTCCCCGATCTGGGCCTACCAGATGGCGGGGCCGATGCGCACATTCCTCACTCAGAACGCCACGCGCCTGCGGCGTGTCGCGCAGATCACGACCATGAACGCGGCCGGTGCGTCGAACGCGGTGGCGGAAGCCACGCGGCTACTCAAGGGCGCCCCAATTCTCACGGCCGAATTCCTGGTTCGCGAGATCGAGGATGGCAGCGGCACGAAGCGCCTCCTCACCTTCGGTGACGCACTGGCGTCAGCCTCGCTTGCGCAGCCGCTGCAACACCGCGCGCTGACCGAGGCAGACGTATCGCAACCCCTATCTCAGTGA
- a CDS encoding trypsin-like peptidase domain-containing protein: protein MKVSSVGMRASGLRLRLALFASTCLLCACASRGPGPAAQFAGSPAAAEYAVPTAPAFSSLVASRRTSVVDITTLRIGREVPDERMDDGDLEFEPEMDFADRLARPLPARARISQIRDLASGMALSSDGLILTAAHVVANVDEVRVRLDDGGIYLARVVGIDRPTDVGLLKIEAKGLTPPPIGDSSTLSPGDWVAAIGAPFGFHGSVTAGVVSAVDRFIGAAGVPYIQTDVAINPGSSGSPLFNSRGEVVAINSLIYSGSGGYMGLSFSVPINVAMKVAMELKSSGHVRRARIGAEFQQVTPALAQAFGLSDARGALVVRVDARGPAQAAGLKRGDVVTAFDGVSVARFTDLLQRIAAEPPRSRHLLEVWRQGGPVPIPVVLSESVTHESTLRPESLDEWADGLGLTLGELPATQRAQFGIDGGLMVREATGAARSEGLRPGDLIVALNETRLDRVEDYRRAVAKVLPGRNVALLVMRDRRLVYVAVRRPSLSEASGQIGTE from the coding sequence ATGAAAGTCTCTTCCGTCGGCATGCGCGCCTCGGGGCTCCGCCTGCGCCTCGCGCTGTTCGCTTCGACCTGCCTGCTTTGTGCCTGCGCATCCAGGGGCCCGGGTCCAGCCGCCCAGTTCGCCGGCTCGCCCGCCGCGGCGGAATACGCCGTGCCGACCGCGCCCGCGTTCTCTTCGCTCGTGGCGAGCCGCCGTACGAGCGTGGTCGACATCACCACGCTGCGTATCGGGCGCGAAGTCCCCGATGAGCGCATGGACGACGGCGACCTGGAATTCGAACCCGAGATGGACTTTGCCGATCGGCTCGCAAGGCCGCTGCCGGCCAGAGCCCGCATCAGCCAGATCCGCGACCTGGCCTCCGGCATGGCCCTGAGTAGCGACGGACTGATCCTCACCGCCGCCCATGTGGTGGCCAATGTCGACGAGGTCCGGGTGCGCCTCGATGACGGCGGGATCTACCTGGCCCGCGTGGTCGGGATCGACCGTCCCACGGACGTCGGCTTGCTGAAGATCGAAGCCAAGGGCCTCACGCCGCCTCCCATCGGCGACTCCTCCACGCTCTCTCCCGGCGACTGGGTTGCCGCCATCGGCGCCCCCTTCGGCTTTCACGGCAGCGTCACGGCGGGCGTGGTCAGCGCCGTCGATCGATTCATCGGCGCAGCCGGCGTGCCGTACATCCAGACCGATGTGGCCATCAATCCGGGCAGCTCGGGCAGCCCGCTGTTCAACAGCCGCGGCGAGGTCGTTGCCATCAACTCGCTGATCTACAGCGGCAGCGGCGGCTACATGGGGCTTTCCTTCTCGGTGCCGATCAACGTCGCCATGAAGGTCGCCATGGAACTCAAGTCGAGCGGGCATGTGCGCCGGGCGCGCATCGGCGCCGAGTTCCAGCAGGTCACCCCGGCGCTGGCGCAGGCTTTCGGCCTGTCCGACGCCAGAGGCGCCCTCGTGGTGCGCGTGGATGCGCGCGGTCCCGCACAGGCGGCCGGCCTGAAACGCGGTGATGTCGTGACCGCATTCGACGGCGTGTCGGTCGCCCGCTTCACCGACCTTCTGCAGCGGATCGCCGCCGAGCCGCCCCGCAGTCGCCATCTTCTGGAGGTCTGGCGTCAAGGCGGACCGGTTCCGATCCCGGTCGTTCTCTCGGAAAGCGTGACGCACGAAAGTACCTTGCGACCGGAGAGCCTGGACGAGTGGGCCGATGGCCTGGGCCTGACGCTGGGCGAGTTGCCGGCCACGCAGCGCGCCCAGTTCGGCATCGACGGCGGCCTGATGGTCCGGGAAGCCACGGGCGCCGCGCGCAGCGAAGGCCTGCGCCCCGGCGACCTCATCGTGGCCTTGAACGAAACACGGCTGGACCGCGTCGAGGACTACCGGCGCGCCGTGGCGAAGGTGCTCCCCGGCCGCAATGTCGCGCTGCTCGTCATGCGCGACCGGCGGCTGGTCTATGTCGCGGTGCGTCGCCCGTCCCTGTCGGAAGCTTCGGGCCAGATCGGAACTGAATGA
- a CDS encoding universal stress protein, protein MQTPKSILLHLDSSPRATVRIQLARSLADAFEAEVTGLPCTLTALMRYPYALSAAPDAISIMKELDKERRDKALALFVDAAAGSPRLHWEEPIGDEPWAFARRALYADLLVLGQRNEEDPDAADLPPEFVSSVLVECGKPALIVPYAGTVAAVGQTVLIAWKETRESARAVTAALPWLSRARSVQVVAYGEAAEASLRRLQTYLRTQGVDASVRTGGVDDGEIGERLLSLAADVGADLLVMGCYGHSRAREWVVGGATRSILQSMTLPVLMAH, encoded by the coding sequence GTGCAGACCCCGAAGTCCATCCTGCTCCATCTCGACAGTTCGCCGCGCGCCACGGTGCGGATCCAGCTTGCGCGATCCTTGGCCGATGCCTTCGAAGCGGAGGTCACGGGCTTGCCCTGCACCCTGACGGCCCTGATGCGCTATCCGTACGCATTGAGCGCGGCGCCGGATGCGATCTCCATCATGAAGGAGCTCGACAAGGAACGCCGGGACAAGGCACTCGCCCTCTTCGTGGATGCCGCTGCCGGCTCGCCACGCCTGCATTGGGAAGAACCCATCGGCGACGAGCCCTGGGCGTTTGCCCGGCGGGCGCTGTATGCCGACCTGCTGGTCCTCGGCCAGCGCAATGAAGAGGATCCCGACGCGGCGGACCTGCCGCCGGAGTTCGTGTCCAGCGTGCTCGTCGAATGCGGCAAGCCCGCGTTGATCGTGCCCTACGCGGGAACCGTGGCGGCGGTCGGGCAGACCGTCCTCATCGCCTGGAAGGAAACGCGCGAGTCCGCTCGCGCCGTGACAGCCGCGCTGCCCTGGCTCTCGCGTGCGCGCTCCGTGCAGGTGGTGGCTTACGGCGAGGCGGCCGAAGCTTCACTGCGCAGGCTGCAGACCTATCTGCGGACGCAGGGCGTCGATGCCTCGGTACGAACGGGCGGGGTGGACGACGGCGAGATCGGCGAGCGCCTGTTGTCGCTCGCGGCCGATGTGGGTGCAGATCTCCTGGTGATGGGCTGCTACGGTCACAGCCGCGCGCGCGAATGGGTGGTCGGCGGCGCCACCCGTTCGATCCTGCAATCGATGACCTTGCCGGTGCTGATGGCGCATTGA
- a CDS encoding acetyltransferase: protein MPAHPHLQLIIDTAAGICTSLLVDRHLAGAYRAWAVVGAFGDDLPTRASALARSLGLDDASVRSLRELGEGINYNAYGGSEEDLLLPPARLYERVRPYRDPLDFIKDEPLAKDLALRRQADLVCAEAEAERLVLPGGEVHRLPDAPWARRVLGTYANTLSQREPTRAHAVLRPDSAGAAVVSVRSPRTAPAGADVLCRGFGGSGRASAAGIDRLPCARYEAFIEAFARAFPGEPG from the coding sequence ATGCCGGCGCATCCGCATCTGCAGCTGATCATAGACACAGCGGCCGGTATCTGCACCAGCCTCCTCGTGGACCGTCACCTCGCCGGCGCGTATCGCGCCTGGGCTGTGGTCGGCGCGTTCGGCGACGACCTGCCGACGCGGGCGAGCGCACTCGCCCGCAGTCTCGGCCTGGATGACGCTTCTGTGCGGTCTCTGCGAGAACTCGGTGAAGGCATCAATTACAACGCGTATGGCGGGAGCGAGGAAGATCTTCTGCTGCCGCCTGCACGCCTGTACGAGCGAGTGCGGCCCTATCGAGACCCGCTTGATTTCATCAAGGACGAACCGCTTGCCAAAGACCTGGCGTTGCGTCGGCAGGCGGACCTGGTCTGTGCCGAAGCGGAGGCCGAGCGCCTGGTGCTCCCGGGCGGCGAAGTGCACCGGTTGCCTGACGCACCGTGGGCGCGGCGCGTTCTCGGCACCTACGCCAACACGTTGAGCCAGCGTGAGCCGACGCGCGCGCATGCGGTGCTGCGGCCGGACAGTGCAGGAGCCGCCGTGGTAAGCGTGCGTTCGCCGCGCACGGCACCGGCCGGAGCGGATGTGCTGTGCCGCGGGTTCGGAGGCAGCGGCCGAGCGAGTGCTGCCGGCATCGATCGCCTGCCGTGTGCACGCTACGAGGCCTTCATCGAGGCATTTGCGCGCGCATTCCCCGGCGAGCCGGGTTGA
- a CDS encoding TraR/DksA family transcriptional regulator: protein MSRVTSEDREALRRQLEALKHRALDELRRRTDPMDAIPERVSYEHEVHNNAEDAEGERSEDLRFAEIDIDRQRLQEIEEAQRRMMQGSYGVCIECGEDIPRERLMAYPTALRCNACRVTWERKRRG from the coding sequence ATGTCACGAGTCACATCAGAAGACCGCGAGGCGCTGCGCAGGCAGCTTGAAGCGCTGAAGCACCGTGCGCTGGACGAACTGCGCCGGCGCACCGACCCGATGGACGCGATCCCGGAACGGGTCTCATACGAGCACGAGGTCCACAACAATGCGGAGGACGCAGAGGGGGAGCGCAGCGAGGACCTGCGCTTCGCCGAGATCGACATCGATCGTCAGCGCCTGCAGGAAATCGAAGAAGCCCAGCGGCGGATGATGCAAGGGAGCTACGGCGTGTGCATCGAATGCGGCGAAGACATTCCGCGGGAGCGGCTCATGGCCTACCCCACCGCCCTGCGCTGCAACGCGTGCCGAGTTACCTGGGAGAGAAAGCGCCGCGGCTGA